In the genome of Triticum urartu cultivar G1812 chromosome 5, Tu2.1, whole genome shotgun sequence, one region contains:
- the LOC125508279 gene encoding uncharacterized protein LOC125508279 isoform X2, giving the protein MQATGSVTWVVGAQASVLGRCSGGVPYPSSSSSASSGRSQGLGTVRCCVQAQEKKPRVRKTKEERREMVESFVDMYRVSNNGKFPSVNLTHKEVGGSYYIVREIMRDIIQENRVLGPGDLNAKTLSFQDCPDSSELSNRHELGQDNIEILDMSDGYHGNKDYVLEMSDKDEAFSLQTNFISTQQLLTSSDILESGILNSVLQNGNVADATCLEPNLEKQDEALRGKPRESQTNSSEMQAPSLAHVSDLHKEIEVTNAGDEHEETTSSITDEVTLSPERSVVSQTNGALLHEHVTSPDECGVTTNTAVDEAIVFSENNGVLQTDQILIQEHEIVPETSSIETEVVQVADGQFRSATPATQMDAYTSNTSAATIESAVSIDHHDVVERPLLGASPNEQRKPEDLASRPAMDTKGFLQKEYNHNTVEKDVSEIKKSVSGITEEEREASKANHEHGISATTTIGRHALCILTLRCMLTVYNFLHTSQKAITY; this is encoded by the exons ATGCAGGCCACCGGGAGCGTGACCTGGGTCGTCGGCGCCCAGGCGTCCGTCTTGGGGAGATGCAGCGGCGGGGTGCCCTACCCTTCGTCGTCGTCTTCTGCTTCCTCTGGTAGGTCCCAGGGGCTCGGCACGGTGCGGTGCTGCGTGCAGGCGCAGGAGAAGAAGCCACGGGTGAGGAAGACCAAGGAGGAGCGGAGGGAGATGGTCGAGTCCTTCGTTGACAT GTATCGGGTTTCAAACAACGGGAAATTTCCTTCAGTCAATCTTACACACAAGGAAGTTGGAGGATCATATTATATAGTCCGTGAAATTATGAGAGATATCATCCAAGAGAACAGAGTTCTTGGCCCTGGTGACTTGAATGCTAAGACGTTGAGTTTTCAGGATTGCCCTGATTCTTCAGAATTATCAAATAGGCATGAATTGGGCCAAGACAACATAGAGATATTAGATATGTCTGATGGGTATCATGGCAACAAAGATTATGTGCTGGAAATGTCTGACAAGGATGAAGCATTTTCATTGCAAACGAACTTCATCAGCACTCAACAGTTACTGACCTCATCTGATATCTTGGAATCTGGTATTCTGAACAGTGTACTCCAAAATGGGAATGTAGCAGATGCAACATGCTTGGAGCCAAACCTTGAGAAACAAGACGAAGCCTTGCGTGGGAAACCAAGGGAGTCTCAGACTAATAGTTCTGAGATGCAAGCCCCATCTCTTGCTCATGTTTCTGATTTGCATAAGGAAATTGAGGTCACCAATGCAGGGGATGAGCATGAGGAAACAACCAGTAGCATCACTGATGAAGTCACTCTTTCCCCAGAACGTAGTGTTGTTTCTCAAACAAATGGTGCACTTCTACATGAGCATGTGACATCACCTGACGAATGTGGTGTCACAACTAATACTGCTGTTGATGAGGCTATTGTTTTCTCAGAAAATAATGGCGTTCTTCAGACAGATCAGATCCTTATACAGGAGCATGAGATAGTACCTGAAACATCAAGTATCGAGACAGAAGTTGTTCAGGTTGCAGATGGCCAATTTAGATCTGCAACACCTGCAACTCAAATGGATGCTTATACCTCGAATACAAGTGCAGCAACAATAGAATCAGCTGTGTCCATtgatcatcatgatgtggttgaGCGACCACTGCTTGGTGCCAGCCCTAACGAACAACGAAAGCCAGAAGATCTTGCCTCTCGACCAGCAATGGATACAAAG GGTTTTCTGCAAAAGGAATACAACCACAACACGGTAGAGAAAGATGTAAGTGAAATCAAGAAATCGGTATCTGGCATCACAGAAGAAGAGCGTGAGGCAAGCAAGGCTAATCATGAACATGGGATAAGTGCGACAACAACGATCGGCAGGCATGCACTTTGCATTCTGACATTGCGTTGCATGCTTACTGTTTATAATTTTCTGCATACATCGCAAAAGGCCATAACATATTAG
- the LOC125508279 gene encoding uncharacterized protein LOC125508279 isoform X1, translating into MQATGSVTWVVGAQASVLGRCSGGVPYPSSSSSASSGRSQGLGTVRCCVQAQEKKPRVRKTKEERREMVESFVDMYRVSNNGKFPSVNLTHKEVGGSYYIVREIMRDIIQENRVLGPGDLNAKTLSFQDCPDSSELSNRHELGQDNIEILDMSDGYHGNKDYVLEMSDKDEAFSLQTNFISTQQLLTSSDILESGILNSVLQNGNVADATCLEPNLEKQDEALRGKPRESQTNSSEMQAPSLAHVSDLHKEIEVTNAGDEHEETTSSITDEVTLSPERSVVSQTNGALLHEHVTSPDECGVTTNTAVDEAIVFSENNGVLQTDQILIQEHEIVPETSSIETEVVQVADGQFRSATPATQMDAYTSNTSAATIESAVSIDHHDVVERPLLGASPNEQRKPEDLASRPAMDTKGFLQKEYNHNTVEKDVSEIKKSVSGITEEEREASKANHEHGISATTTIGRRTGKGQQKKEDNLFWLIVRAFVVSMSKLWAK; encoded by the exons ATGCAGGCCACCGGGAGCGTGACCTGGGTCGTCGGCGCCCAGGCGTCCGTCTTGGGGAGATGCAGCGGCGGGGTGCCCTACCCTTCGTCGTCGTCTTCTGCTTCCTCTGGTAGGTCCCAGGGGCTCGGCACGGTGCGGTGCTGCGTGCAGGCGCAGGAGAAGAAGCCACGGGTGAGGAAGACCAAGGAGGAGCGGAGGGAGATGGTCGAGTCCTTCGTTGACAT GTATCGGGTTTCAAACAACGGGAAATTTCCTTCAGTCAATCTTACACACAAGGAAGTTGGAGGATCATATTATATAGTCCGTGAAATTATGAGAGATATCATCCAAGAGAACAGAGTTCTTGGCCCTGGTGACTTGAATGCTAAGACGTTGAGTTTTCAGGATTGCCCTGATTCTTCAGAATTATCAAATAGGCATGAATTGGGCCAAGACAACATAGAGATATTAGATATGTCTGATGGGTATCATGGCAACAAAGATTATGTGCTGGAAATGTCTGACAAGGATGAAGCATTTTCATTGCAAACGAACTTCATCAGCACTCAACAGTTACTGACCTCATCTGATATCTTGGAATCTGGTATTCTGAACAGTGTACTCCAAAATGGGAATGTAGCAGATGCAACATGCTTGGAGCCAAACCTTGAGAAACAAGACGAAGCCTTGCGTGGGAAACCAAGGGAGTCTCAGACTAATAGTTCTGAGATGCAAGCCCCATCTCTTGCTCATGTTTCTGATTTGCATAAGGAAATTGAGGTCACCAATGCAGGGGATGAGCATGAGGAAACAACCAGTAGCATCACTGATGAAGTCACTCTTTCCCCAGAACGTAGTGTTGTTTCTCAAACAAATGGTGCACTTCTACATGAGCATGTGACATCACCTGACGAATGTGGTGTCACAACTAATACTGCTGTTGATGAGGCTATTGTTTTCTCAGAAAATAATGGCGTTCTTCAGACAGATCAGATCCTTATACAGGAGCATGAGATAGTACCTGAAACATCAAGTATCGAGACAGAAGTTGTTCAGGTTGCAGATGGCCAATTTAGATCTGCAACACCTGCAACTCAAATGGATGCTTATACCTCGAATACAAGTGCAGCAACAATAGAATCAGCTGTGTCCATtgatcatcatgatgtggttgaGCGACCACTGCTTGGTGCCAGCCCTAACGAACAACGAAAGCCAGAAGATCTTGCCTCTCGACCAGCAATGGATACAAAG GGTTTTCTGCAAAAGGAATACAACCACAACACGGTAGAGAAAGATGTAAGTGAAATCAAGAAATCGGTATCTGGCATCACAGAAGAAGAGCGTGAGGCAAGCAAGGCTAATCATGAACATGGGATAAGTGCGACAACAACGATCGGCAG GAGAACTGGGAAGGGACAGCAGAAGAAAGAGGACAACCTATTTTGGCTTATCGTAAGGGCATTTGTTGTTTCTATGTCCAAGTTGTGGGCAAAATGA